One Thermodesulfobacteriota bacterium genomic region harbors:
- a CDS encoding protein phosphatase 2C domain-containing protein, translated as MPQPCDAAFHTATGPRRNNQDAARVDARLGYALVADGMGGAAGGEVASREAVETAGELLARGLGEAGSPEAEEALLVRLFEEANRRIYARAQTTSDLLGMGTTMVLVLVRGGRFWSVNVGDSRAYLLRGRTLAQLSRDHSLVQARVEAGLITPEEAPLQPDRNVLTQAVGTMPEVEPEVVRGQARPGDVFVLTSDGVHGVLSPGQILKAAAGPDPEAAAVGLVEAALAAGTRDNATAAVLQVTGEPAAPAPFAAESGRPADSPARTEPAEGETSLESILRGPIIPPATPARRGTWWWLAGLAALAGAVGAVLWAAFQFGP; from the coding sequence ATGCCCCAGCCCTGCGACGCCGCGTTCCATACCGCGACCGGTCCGCGCCGGAACAACCAGGACGCGGCCCGTGTCGACGCCCGGCTGGGGTACGCCCTGGTGGCCGACGGGATGGGGGGCGCGGCGGGGGGCGAAGTGGCGAGCCGGGAAGCCGTGGAGACGGCCGGTGAGCTCCTGGCCCGCGGCCTCGGAGAAGCCGGCTCCCCCGAAGCCGAGGAGGCCCTCCTGGTTCGGCTCTTCGAGGAGGCCAACCGCCGCATCTACGCCCGGGCCCAGACCACCTCGGACCTGCTGGGGATGGGCACCACGATGGTCCTGGTGCTGGTCCGCGGCGGCCGTTTCTGGTCGGTCAACGTGGGCGATTCCCGGGCCTACCTGCTGCGCGGCCGGACCCTGGCCCAACTGAGCCGGGACCACTCCCTCGTCCAGGCTCGGGTCGAGGCGGGGCTCATCACCCCCGAGGAAGCCCCCCTGCAACCGGACCGCAACGTGCTGACCCAGGCGGTGGGCACGATGCCGGAGGTGGAGCCCGAGGTGGTGCGGGGACAAGCGCGCCCGGGCGACGTCTTCGTCCTCACCTCCGACGGCGTGCACGGGGTGCTCTCCCCCGGCCAGATCCTGAAGGCCGCGGCAGGGCCCGACCCCGAGGCCGCCGCCGTGGGGTTGGTGGAGGCAGCGCTGGCCGCCGGCACCAGGGACAACGCCACCGCCGCAGTCCTCCAGGTGACCGGGGAACCCGCGGCCCCGGCCCCGTTCGCCGCCGAGTCGGGCAGACCGGCGGACTCTCCGGCCCGGACCGAGCCGGCCGAAGGAGAGACCTCCCTGGAGAGCATCCTGCGCGGGCCCATCATTCCCCCGGCGACCCCTGCCCGACGGGGCACCTGGTGGTGGCTGGCGGGCCTCGCGGCGCTCGCCGGCGCCGTGGGAGCGGTCCTCTGGGCGGCATTCCAGTTCGGGCCGTAA
- a CDS encoding MFS transporter: protein MREQEPGSARGATGPGPVRLPAATALRVVAPFAFGYFLSYLFRVVNAVIGPELAAELGLTAGDLGLLTAAYLLAFAALQLPLGVLLDRFEPRKVEACLLLVAAAGGLVFSLARTPAGLAAGRALIGLGVSACLMAAFRAFVQWFPREKLALVNGVQLAAGGLGALAATAPVEAALRFTDWRGVFQAVSVLTVAAAALLLLVPRRPVAAAGVGLRAQLRGLVEVFGSPRFWGLAPLAVASQATYLAVQGLWAGPWLRDVAGLERGPASVVLLGTAAGMTAGYLALGAGAERAGRRGIPTGTFAAGGMAAFMVLQAFLLGGLGGAPGFFWAAYGFLGTAGVVSYAALTQVFPAHLAGRVNTALNLLVFVAAFAAQWGLGAVVGLWPVGPGDGYAPQGYRVGFGALLACQVAGLAWYAVARRRGPLHPSPHLLGGAGGEKECEVRAPVRFGSQVQGAALARQGGGGQGEAQVVGPGVGAEEGVEEVPALARLDAGAGASHPHRPAPRRLLQRDAQGGAGGRSGGSLLQDRP, encoded by the coding sequence GTGAGGGAGCAGGAGCCGGGATCAGCAAGGGGCGCGACCGGGCCGGGCCCGGTGCGCCTGCCGGCGGCGACGGCCCTGCGGGTGGTGGCCCCGTTTGCCTTCGGGTATTTCCTGTCGTACCTCTTTCGGGTTGTCAACGCGGTCATCGGGCCGGAGCTCGCGGCGGAGCTGGGGCTCACCGCGGGGGATCTGGGGCTCCTGACCGCGGCCTACCTCCTGGCCTTCGCGGCCCTGCAACTGCCCCTTGGGGTGCTGCTGGACCGATTCGAGCCGCGCAAGGTGGAGGCGTGCCTGCTGCTGGTGGCTGCGGCCGGGGGCCTGGTCTTCTCGCTCGCCCGGACCCCGGCGGGGCTCGCCGCCGGCCGGGCCCTCATCGGCCTGGGGGTCTCGGCCTGCCTGATGGCGGCTTTCCGGGCCTTCGTGCAGTGGTTTCCCCGGGAGAAGCTCGCGCTGGTCAACGGCGTCCAGCTCGCCGCGGGGGGCCTGGGCGCCCTGGCGGCGACGGCCCCCGTGGAGGCGGCGCTGCGGTTCACGGACTGGCGGGGGGTGTTCCAGGCGGTGTCGGTGCTCACGGTGGCTGCGGCGGCCCTGCTCCTCCTGGTGCCCCGCCGGCCCGTGGCGGCGGCGGGGGTGGGGCTCAGAGCGCAGCTGCGGGGGCTGGTGGAGGTGTTCGGGAGCCCGCGCTTCTGGGGACTCGCGCCCCTGGCGGTGGCATCCCAGGCCACGTACCTGGCGGTGCAGGGGCTGTGGGCGGGCCCGTGGCTGCGGGACGTGGCGGGGCTGGAGCGGGGGCCGGCATCGGTGGTACTGCTCGGCACCGCGGCGGGGATGACGGCGGGTTATCTCGCGCTCGGGGCGGGGGCCGAGCGGGCCGGACGCCGGGGCATCCCCACGGGGACTTTTGCCGCCGGGGGCATGGCGGCGTTCATGGTCTTGCAGGCGTTCCTGCTGGGGGGGCTCGGGGGGGCGCCCGGATTCTTCTGGGCCGCGTACGGGTTCCTGGGCACGGCGGGGGTGGTGTCCTACGCCGCCCTCACCCAGGTCTTCCCCGCCCACCTGGCGGGCCGGGTGAATACGGCGCTCAATCTCCTGGTATTCGTGGCGGCGTTTGCCGCCCAGTGGGGCCTGGGAGCGGTGGTGGGTCTCTGGCCTGTGGGCCCCGGGGACGGGTACGCTCCGCAGGGGTACCGGGTCGGGTTCGGCGCGCTGCTGGCGTGCCAGGTCGCGGGGCTGGCGTGGTACGCCGTTGCCCGCCGGCGGGGGCCCCTTCACCCTTCACCCCACCTCCTGGGGGGCGCTGGCGGAGAGAAGGAGTGCGAAGTCCGGGCCCCGGTCCGGTTCGGTTCCCAGGTGCAGGGCGCCGCCCTGGCGCGCCAGGGCGGCGGCGGCCAGGGTGAGGCCCAGGTCGTCGGCCCAGGGGTGGGTGCGGAAGAAGGGGTCGAAGAAGTCCCGGCGCTCGCCCGCCTCGACGCCGGAGCCGGCGCTTCCCACCCGCACCGCCCAGCCCCCCGGCGCCTCCTCCAGCGCGACGCGCAGGGCGGCGCCGGGGGCCGAAGCGGCGGCAGCCTTCTCCAGGACCGCCCGTAG